A window of Staphylococcus sp. 17KM0847 contains these coding sequences:
- a CDS encoding LCP family protein, with translation MIWIILILFILAILALGYLGFKLFTVGGAIHNPLDRNHSELRSSEVNLNKGEPFTIALFGIDSDAQRTSAGGGERSDTIMLLSVNPDKKTTELVSIPRDTQAEIVGQGTTEKINHAYAYGGADMAVKTLEKLMDVPVDHYATVNMDGLQETIDTVGGIDVVSNATFTAQGHQFNEGQKEHLDGETAMAFIRSRKEDGAGGDFGRQERQQLVLQGLVNKLTGISSLTNFNSLMNQLGDNVQTDLTLSELNTIRSKYSDANENVNRHQLEGSDGIQDDGLYYFIPDSNSKAQITQQLRDNLGL, from the coding sequence ATGATATGGATTATTTTAATTTTATTTATTCTCGCCATACTCGCTTTAGGTTACTTAGGGTTTAAACTTTTCACTGTCGGTGGCGCAATACACAATCCATTAGACCGCAATCATTCTGAATTGCGTTCTAGTGAGGTGAACTTAAATAAAGGGGAACCATTTACTATTGCCTTGTTTGGTATTGACTCTGATGCTCAACGCACAAGTGCTGGTGGTGGAGAGCGAAGTGATACGATAATGTTGCTTTCTGTTAATCCTGATAAAAAAACAACAGAGCTTGTCAGTATCCCGCGTGATACACAAGCAGAAATTGTAGGTCAAGGGACAACTGAAAAAATAAATCATGCGTATGCTTATGGTGGAGCAGATATGGCAGTGAAGACACTTGAAAAATTAATGGACGTTCCTGTGGATCATTATGCAACTGTGAATATGGATGGTCTACAAGAAACGATAGATACAGTTGGTGGTATCGATGTTGTCAGTAATGCGACATTTACTGCGCAAGGACATCAGTTCAATGAAGGACAAAAGGAACATTTAGATGGCGAAACAGCAATGGCATTTATCCGTAGCCGTAAAGAGGATGGTGCAGGTGGTGACTTTGGACGTCAAGAACGTCAACAACTTGTCCTTCAAGGATTAGTGAATAAATTAACAGGTATTTCGTCATTGACTAACTTTAATAGTTTAATGAATCAACTCGGTGATAATGTTCAAACAGATTTGACACTTTCAGAGCTTAATACAATTCGCAGCAAATATTCGGATGCAAATGAAAATGTCAATCGTCATCAACTTGAAGGGTCAGATGGTATACAAGATGACGGACTTTATTATTTCATACCTGATAGCAATAGTAAGGCACAAATAACACAACAACTGAGAGATAATTTAGGATTATAA
- a CDS encoding inositol monophosphatase family protein has translation MTDEMLYQIDEAVIKWLDDEKQKIPALLKDMKTTTKTDRFDLVTNIDKAIEQSFEQFLMNTFPDHQLYGEEGHHEIAHLREGATWVLDPIDGTVNLVKQQDDFCIILALFYNGKPMLSYIYDYSRQHLFKARKGYGAYLNEQSLAPPQAYPLHESIISFNNKVMNDETIHDLLNHSFAYRLIGACGLDSAKVFTGQFGAHIHTNAKPWDIGAQFLFAEELGLKMTNFYREPIDFIQGGPFIISNPGCYEEVLALLLQKGGYQI, from the coding sequence ATGACAGATGAAATGCTATATCAAATAGATGAAGCCGTAATAAAGTGGTTGGATGATGAAAAACAAAAGATTCCGGCTTTATTAAAAGATATGAAAACAACGACTAAGACTGATCGATTTGATCTCGTAACAAATATTGATAAGGCAATTGAACAAAGTTTTGAGCAATTTTTGATGAATACTTTTCCAGATCATCAATTATATGGTGAGGAAGGCCATCATGAAATAGCGCATTTGAGAGAAGGCGCAACTTGGGTATTAGATCCGATAGATGGAACGGTTAATCTTGTGAAACAGCAAGATGATTTTTGTATTATTTTAGCATTATTTTACAATGGAAAACCGATGTTATCTTATATTTATGATTATTCGCGTCAACATTTGTTTAAGGCACGTAAAGGTTACGGTGCATATCTTAATGAGCAATCATTAGCACCACCACAAGCGTATCCACTCCATGAAAGTATTATTTCTTTCAATAATAAAGTTATGAACGATGAAACCATTCATGACCTGCTTAATCATTCATTTGCTTATCGTTTGATCGGTGCTTGTGGTTTAGATTCTGCCAAAGTATTTACAGGTCAGTTTGGTGCACATATTCATACAAATGCAAAACCTTGGGATATTGGTGCGCAGTTTTTATTTGCTGAGGAACTTGGATTGAAGATGACAAACTTTTATCGAGAACCGATTGACTTTATACAAGGCGGTCCATTTATTATTAGCAATCCGGGGTGTTATGAAGAGGTACTGGCATTACTCTTACAAAAAGGGGGATATCAAATATAA
- a CDS encoding CPBP family intramembrane glutamic endopeptidase encodes MSNYRWKDIAWRDLSLIPILLASQFILAMVVLVIQDVYTPQWLAELDLLEATEVLAGVGSYCIVIFSFWLLHTKTMPIRFQLGIKGVRRYWLWIIGTYIVTMGLMQIYGEFMTFLPEQYQYDTTQNEAYIEQSLGWNALLPFNFLWIVILAPVVEEIVFRHFLIGELGKKFNFRIMAIVSAILFAGIHVTDAASPFEFVDYFILAVPMVWLYLKSGRNLGVTIGLHILNNFISFMLDII; translated from the coding sequence TTGTCAAATTATAGATGGAAAGATATTGCTTGGCGTGATTTATCACTTATCCCTATTTTATTAGCAAGTCAATTTATCTTAGCAATGGTTGTGTTGGTAATTCAAGACGTTTATACACCACAATGGCTGGCGGAGTTAGATCTTTTAGAAGCGACAGAAGTGTTAGCGGGTGTTGGAAGTTATTGTATAGTTATTTTTAGCTTTTGGTTACTACATACAAAGACCATGCCTATACGTTTTCAGTTAGGTATAAAAGGTGTCAGACGCTACTGGCTATGGATTATTGGTACATATATTGTTACGATGGGGTTAATGCAAATATACGGAGAGTTCATGACATTTTTACCAGAGCAATATCAATATGATACAACACAAAATGAAGCCTATATCGAGCAATCATTAGGATGGAATGCATTGTTACCATTTAACTTTTTATGGATTGTTATTTTGGCACCAGTTGTTGAAGAAATTGTTTTTCGTCATTTTTTAATTGGAGAGCTTGGTAAAAAGTTTAACTTTCGTATTATGGCAATTGTATCAGCGATATTATTTGCAGGTATACATGTTACAGATGCAGCTTCTCCTTTTGAATTTGTCGATTATTTTATCTTGGCAGTTCCAATGGTATGGTTATATTTGAAGAGTGGGCGCAATTTAGGTGTAACAATTGGACTTCATATATTGAATAACTTTATATCTTTTATGTTGGATATCATCTAA
- a CDS encoding amino acid permease, protein MEDNQLHRGLSSRQIQMIALGGTIGVGLFMGASSTIAWTGPSVIFAYLLAGLFLFLVMRAMGEMVYLYPTTGSFANYATDYLHPVAGYVTAWANIFQWIVVGMSEVIAVGEYMKFWWPELPTWIPGIIVIVILTVANAVSVKAFGEFEFWFAMIKIVTIILMIVAGFGLIFFGLGNGGEPIGLSNLTEHGGFLPNGWLGFFFALSIVIGSYQGVELIGITAGETKDPQKNIKKAVNGVIWRILIFYIGAIFVIVTVYPWNELSDLGSPFVATFAKVGITIAAGLINFVVITAAMSGCNSGIFSSSRMIFTLAQHGQLPKVFTKVMRNGVPFYTVLAVSIGIFIGVILNVILPMLIQGSESIFVYVYSASILPGMIPWFMILFSHIQFRRKFPEKVENHPFKMPFAPFTNYLTIGFLVLVLVGMLINGETRVSVIIGFLFLGFMALFFFMRGYHKRDKKDLML, encoded by the coding sequence ATGGAAGATAATCAATTACACAGAGGGTTAAGCTCTCGTCAAATTCAAATGATTGCACTTGGGGGAACAATTGGTGTAGGTCTATTTATGGGGGCATCAAGTACAATTGCATGGACCGGACCATCTGTTATTTTCGCATATTTATTGGCAGGTCTTTTCTTATTTCTCGTTATGCGTGCAATGGGAGAAATGGTGTACCTGTATCCAACAACTGGTTCGTTTGCCAATTATGCAACAGATTACTTACATCCAGTAGCAGGATATGTAACAGCATGGGCAAATATTTTCCAATGGATTGTTGTCGGAATGTCGGAAGTGATTGCAGTTGGAGAATATATGAAGTTTTGGTGGCCAGAGCTACCGACATGGATTCCCGGTATTATTGTTATTGTGATTTTAACAGTAGCGAATGCAGTATCTGTTAAAGCGTTTGGTGAATTCGAATTTTGGTTTGCGATGATTAAGATTGTTACGATTATTTTAATGATTGTCGCTGGTTTCGGGTTAATCTTCTTCGGATTAGGGAACGGAGGAGAACCGATCGGCTTGAGTAACTTGACAGAACATGGTGGTTTCTTACCAAACGGTTGGTTAGGCTTTTTCTTTGCTTTATCTATTGTTATCGGTTCGTATCAAGGTGTAGAGCTTATCGGTATTACAGCAGGTGAAACAAAAGATCCTCAAAAAAATATTAAAAAGGCAGTTAATGGTGTCATTTGGCGTATTTTAATTTTCTATATCGGTGCAATTTTTGTTATCGTTACGGTATATCCGTGGAACGAATTGAGCGACTTAGGTTCGCCATTCGTTGCGACGTTTGCTAAAGTAGGTATTACGATTGCAGCTGGTTTAATTAACTTTGTCGTTATTACAGCGGCCATGTCAGGTTGTAACTCAGGTATTTTTAGTTCGAGTCGTATGATTTTTACACTTGCACAACACGGTCAATTACCGAAAGTATTTACAAAAGTGATGCGTAATGGTGTTCCATTTTATACAGTTTTAGCAGTGTCTATTGGTATTTTTATTGGTGTCATTTTAAATGTGATTTTGCCAATGCTCATTCAAGGTTCTGAAAGTATTTTTGTGTACGTATATAGTGCGTCAATTTTACCGGGGATGATTCCATGGTTTATGATTTTATTTAGTCATATTCAGTTCCGTAGAAAATTTCCTGAAAAAGTTGAAAATCATCCGTTTAAAATGCCTTTTGCACCATTCACGAATTATTTAACAATTGGCTTTTTAGTACTTGTATTAGTCGGTATGTTAATCAATGGGGAAACACGTGTATCTGTTATTATAGGTTTCCTATTCTTAGGATTTATGGCATTATTCTTCTTTATGCGTGGATATCATAAACGTGATAAAAAAGATTTGATGCTCTAA
- a CDS encoding formate/nitrite transporter family protein, giving the protein MNNTNIKWDTIFYGRKWVSNIIETIQKKDVLQSFYFKRYLMRAMMAGFIISIISVFVLMVKTTFAPDVPLGVVNMVGSVTFSFALVLILFTNSELLTSNFMYFTVGLYYHLIPPIRVLNIFLLCFFGNIAGAFFFFGILRFSDVMSPDMIGMLEQMVHTKTVTYTFGNILVRAIFANFFINIALVIAMQIDDVLAKMFVMMFGVTIFAFMGFEHVVYNATLFVGHLYYNVSALHFGGVVKNIVAAFIGNYIGGGLIIGLFYAYLNDHGQFKIIKNSKRAKQYNHKAEMKS; this is encoded by the coding sequence ATGAATAATACAAATATTAAATGGGATACTATTTTTTACGGTCGTAAATGGGTATCTAATATTATTGAAACAATCCAAAAAAAAGATGTCTTACAGAGTTTCTATTTCAAGCGCTATTTAATGCGTGCGATGATGGCTGGCTTTATTATTAGCATTATTTCCGTTTTTGTACTTATGGTTAAAACGACTTTCGCACCAGATGTTCCACTCGGTGTTGTCAATATGGTAGGATCTGTAACATTCAGCTTTGCCCTCGTGTTAATACTTTTTACCAACTCCGAGTTGCTGACCAGTAACTTTATGTATTTTACTGTTGGTCTCTATTACCATTTGATTCCTCCTATACGTGTCCTTAATATTTTTCTTTTATGCTTCTTTGGTAATATTGCAGGTGCTTTTTTCTTTTTTGGCATTCTAAGATTTAGTGACGTCATGTCACCTGATATGATTGGTATGCTTGAACAGATGGTGCATACTAAAACAGTAACTTATACTTTCGGCAATATTTTAGTGCGCGCTATTTTTGCTAATTTCTTTATTAATATTGCACTTGTTATTGCCATGCAAATTGATGATGTACTCGCTAAAATGTTTGTCATGATGTTTGGTGTAACGATTTTTGCATTTATGGGTTTTGAACATGTTGTTTATAATGCCACGCTATTTGTTGGTCATCTCTACTATAATGTATCTGCACTTCACTTCGGAGGTGTCGTTAAAAATATAGTTGCTGCTTTTATCGGTAATTATATTGGTGGTGGCTTAATTATCGGCTTATTCTATGCGTACTTAAATGATCATGGGCAATTTAAAATCATTAAAAATTCAAAAAGAGCAAAACAATATAATCATAAAGCAGAAATGAAATCATAA
- a CDS encoding HAD family hydrolase → MTYRAVIFDFDGTIIDTEQHLYETINHFLALEDKPLVTFDFYRANIGGRALDLHDHLIELLGEPKVQQIYAYHHQTAQNLPYRPGVATLMEALKTRHIPMAIATSSARQDIEPLVEALGLNEYVDVIIGREDVEAVKPEPDLYLTAVQALNHNPAYCLAIEDSVNGATAAIRAGLDVIVNTNPMTNKSDFSHLSLTAKDIDLTTLINQYFNGKNI, encoded by the coding sequence ATGACATATCGAGCTGTTATCTTTGACTTTGATGGGACAATTATTGATACGGAACAACATTTATATGAAACGATTAATCACTTCTTGGCGTTAGAGGATAAACCTTTAGTCACGTTTGATTTTTATCGTGCTAATATTGGTGGTCGTGCATTAGATTTACATGACCATCTTATTGAATTACTAGGTGAACCCAAGGTACAACAAATCTATGCGTACCATCATCAGACTGCACAAAATTTACCTTATCGCCCGGGAGTGGCAACACTTATGGAAGCATTAAAGACGAGACATATACCCATGGCGATTGCGACAAGTAGTGCGCGTCAGGACATTGAACCGTTAGTTGAGGCTTTGGGGCTCAATGAATATGTCGATGTCATTATTGGTAGAGAGGATGTAGAAGCTGTTAAACCAGAGCCAGATTTATACTTAACAGCGGTGCAAGCTTTAAACCATAATCCAGCTTATTGTTTGGCCATTGAAGATTCGGTTAATGGTGCTACTGCTGCGATACGTGCAGGATTAGATGTTATTGTAAATACAAATCCAATGACGAACAAGAGTGATTTTAGTCATTTGTCATTAACGGCGAAAGATATTGATTTAACAACACTTATCAATCAATATTTTAATGGAAAAAATATATAA
- a CDS encoding VOC family protein, with the protein MTYIMGHHHVSMYTKDKIANKHFYQEVLGLKLVKETVNQDNHDMVHLFYGDAQGTVGTLLTFFELPHAGQMRKGTDMIARVGLLVDDEGTLDDFAERLRQYDIPTTYGTYRGQPTLQFDDPDHLSLMMVANNQASLPLEMCQSTNIASEHRILGLGPIEIHVRDKTTTIEYLTCVLGYNIEKKGNPTILTLDAVGYYTDIVVVEKSGDVVRPGRGFVHHHALAVKNHTDLQQIMTIHDTLPGNHSGIIDRKWFESLYYRQNGIMYEFATSEPYAVFKA; encoded by the coding sequence ATGACGTATATTATGGGACATCATCATGTATCGATGTATACGAAGGATAAAATAGCAAATAAGCATTTTTATCAGGAAGTGTTGGGTCTAAAACTTGTTAAAGAAACGGTCAATCAAGATAATCATGATATGGTGCATCTTTTTTATGGAGATGCACAAGGTACAGTTGGAACATTGCTCACTTTTTTTGAATTACCTCATGCAGGACAAATGCGTAAAGGGACAGATATGATTGCACGTGTTGGTTTGTTGGTAGATGATGAAGGTACTTTAGATGACTTTGCAGAACGTTTACGCCAATATGATATACCTACAACGTATGGAACATATCGAGGGCAACCTACACTTCAATTTGATGATCCCGACCATTTATCTTTAATGATGGTTGCAAATAATCAAGCATCATTACCTTTAGAAATGTGTCAATCTACGAATATAGCATCTGAACATCGGATTTTAGGGTTAGGCCCTATTGAAATTCATGTTCGAGATAAGACAACAACAATTGAATATTTAACATGTGTACTAGGGTATAATATAGAAAAAAAGGGAAATCCAACAATTTTGACACTAGATGCAGTAGGTTATTATACAGATATTGTTGTTGTTGAAAAAAGTGGAGATGTTGTAAGACCGGGTAGAGGTTTTGTTCATCATCATGCGTTAGCAGTTAAAAATCATACGGATTTACAACAGATAATGACCATACATGATACGTTACCTGGAAATCATTCGGGTATTATTGATCGCAAATGGTTTGAGTCATTGTATTATCGCCAAAATGGGATTATGTATGAATTTGCAACATCAGAACCTTATGCAGTATTTAAAGCGTAA